The region TGCTACCTCAACGCATCCAGCCGAGGCGGAACCAAAATGACAGGCGGTCTTCAGGTGGCACTGAAACCCAACCAACATCCTCAACAGACCAAACACAAACACAACATTTTCAAACCAACTGGAGTATCTGAAACTGAGACGACACAGGTGCTATCATTCATCGACTACATGAACAATGTATCAGTCAGACAGGCACGACAGCCACGATTTACATCGACACATTCATCATAGCAGTACGGTTCCGCTGAGTAAAACAAAGTTCAGATACAGAGTAAACTACACAATGACAACAGAACAATGATACTAGAGGAGTTCTGGTCGGATCATTATTATCGTCACGAACGATGATTCTACGGTGTAACATTACATCAGCTAACACACGCCCCTTTCCTTCCAAACATCAGGGGCAGGGCCGTCTTTCTTCTTTCAGGGTTACTGGGCCTTGCCCTCCGCAACCGCTTCCATCCCAGAAGATGCTCCCATGCCTTCGGACGGTTTCCCGGCGCCGTAAGGAGCTTTGCTCACCACCCTGCATCATTGGATCATTCCATAGTCAGTTTGAGCCAGCACAGGGAAGGACAAGTGAAACTGATAATTGCTACAGATGCAGGAGGACGAAAAAAGGTTGGCCATTGCAATCGAGAACGGCGTTACTTTTTCATATGACAAGAGCAAGCAGGGATGGAGATGCTATCTTTAGCCGTTTCGACTCCTCACACAAAAGCTAGCTTAAAGGCGATCGGTCGTCCTGAGAATTAATGGCTGTGACCAAAACTAACTAAAAGTACAGTTCACTATTTCTCCTGAAGAGTGGTGAAAGTCTTGATGGGGAAGCTTGTTAGGGCCCTAATGTTCTTTAGTTTCACAGCTGTTTCTGTGGTTTGTCTTTTGTAAGCTGATGTCCCCAGCCTAGCTTCGGTTCATTGCGCTAATACCAAGGGGCTTTAAGGAGAACTATTAAAAAAAATTCTCATAACTCGTGTCAATATTCAATAATCATATAATCGCAATCTACCAGCTAATATGTTACATCACTTGTTATGGAATGATGCTCTAATGTGACCTGACTATAAACAAATCATACTACATGTTTATTAGTTATTACCAActgaaactacacaaaatgtttGGTCTCTTGCAAGTAATTTTAACAGAATCATGCAGATTTTTTATCACGAGTCCTGGAGCACTTTTTCCGCATACATCAAACTTCTTCTCCTAGGACATTCAGGTTGAAAATAGAACGGTTATCATAATTTGGATTGATCATGAACGGGGCACAAAAGTACAAGACTTGGTTTTGAAGACTTGGCCTCATACAAGTGCATTTCTAAATGCTGTGGTACACCATACACAGCATGTGGAAACACAAAACAACAAGTGTAAGGGGGTCATAATACTCTTAATACGCTCCAGAAGAACGTAGGCTGCTACTTGTACTCTTCATTCATGCTAACCTGTCACGGCGCTTCTCCAGGAAGCGCTGAAGGGAGTGTCTCCTGGCGATGGGAAGATCTGCAAAGCaggtaacaattttttttaaaagatcATACAAAGACTGATTAGAATGAACATCCCACTTTTAGGTTTCAGAATAAAGATCTAGTGGCTTTACCAGCCTGAAGCTTGCAAATCGAGCCAGGATCCGCGACAGCCTGAGGTTGTCCATTTGCTACAGAAGTGCTCTGAAGTGAGAGCGACCGCGTAAGCATGGCTTGGATAGCATTGGTCGCAGACATCGCTGGAGGCTTAACAGCAGCGGTGCCAT is a window of Triticum dicoccoides isolate Atlit2015 ecotype Zavitan chromosome 2B, WEW_v2.0, whole genome shotgun sequence DNA encoding:
- the LOC119366032 gene encoding protein TIFY 3-like, with translation MLPMSSPPANPGQLTIFYGGSVCVYDSVPPEKAQAIMLIAAAAAAASKSNGTAAVKPPAMSATNAIQAMLTRSLSLQSTSVANGQPQAVADPGSICKLQADLPIARRHSLQRFLEKRRDRVVSKAPYGAGKPSEGMGASSGMEAVAEGKAQ